The Acidicapsa acidisoli genome contains a region encoding:
- a CDS encoding purine-nucleoside phosphorylase, producing MVRPSRSSFITVLIALFFVAASAKVQPQPTLQPLPKPWPIRVVIVVTSPEEFELWGAREHLSEAFDVPGVPQPVHANAEHTVLGIVSGATLINASASMMALGLDPRFDLTHAYFIVNGIAGVDPEDASIGSAAWANFVVGDVMSEIDIREAPTGWPYGLFPAGSTRPSPTTVGPGFNLFALNPKLVAWAFEQTRGLKLPDDSALAAFRAAYSGYPNAQRPPFVLLGDDFASDHYWHGKILTQFANDFVRLYTGGKGNFVMAEMEDSGIVNALARLDSIHRVDINRVLVLRTASNYSMQAPGSTALDSIASPYPDGGKFAYQSAWLCGSTVLHSILSHWDIAFERNPVLDVQITSAQQREMPDNAKGFKHLLFGILQTPVWRGFRQVVRHQSVDRWNLLVLGCIAAISMWLIFKRRTNAASRSADENERSLLASVSGHHSAHAVNKIDGLFSELQIDTMRLASDLRKFFNELAPKPDTDWNSGDKTDPDWLAGKIAARRDLVSPWSAKLQQDYSKEFAPRVIDLMHRLVEADLDVSAIQPYAAYVESEQKMLIVARALDDLAVELNYHGINLPDDDSDSISKYGNMNLSQ from the coding sequence ATGGTCAGGCCAAGCCGCAGTTCTTTCATAACTGTGCTCATTGCACTCTTTTTCGTTGCCGCCTCGGCAAAAGTACAGCCCCAACCCACGCTGCAACCGCTGCCAAAACCGTGGCCGATTCGGGTGGTCATTGTGGTTACCTCTCCCGAAGAGTTCGAGCTTTGGGGCGCCCGTGAACATCTGAGTGAGGCGTTCGATGTGCCGGGCGTTCCGCAACCCGTCCACGCCAATGCCGAACATACTGTGCTTGGTATCGTCAGCGGTGCCACGCTTATCAATGCCTCGGCGTCGATGATGGCCCTCGGGCTAGATCCGCGGTTCGACCTCACACACGCATACTTCATCGTCAATGGCATCGCGGGCGTCGATCCGGAAGATGCCTCCATCGGTTCGGCAGCCTGGGCCAATTTTGTGGTCGGCGACGTCATGAGCGAGATCGACATACGCGAAGCTCCAACCGGCTGGCCCTATGGTCTCTTCCCCGCCGGCTCTACTCGTCCTAGTCCAACGACGGTCGGCCCCGGATTCAACCTGTTCGCGCTCAATCCAAAGCTGGTGGCCTGGGCATTTGAGCAAACCCGGGGTCTCAAGTTACCGGACGACTCGGCCTTGGCCGCTTTTCGCGCGGCGTATAGCGGCTACCCGAACGCGCAGCGCCCGCCATTTGTGCTTCTCGGAGATGACTTTGCGTCCGACCATTACTGGCACGGTAAGATCCTGACTCAGTTCGCCAATGATTTTGTGAGGCTTTATACCGGCGGCAAGGGGAACTTTGTGATGGCGGAGATGGAGGATTCCGGTATAGTAAACGCCCTCGCGCGGCTAGACAGCATTCATCGCGTCGATATCAATCGAGTCCTGGTCCTCCGCACGGCCAGCAACTACTCGATGCAAGCTCCTGGCAGCACCGCGCTTGACTCTATCGCATCTCCGTATCCAGACGGCGGTAAATTCGCCTACCAATCCGCGTGGCTCTGCGGTAGCACCGTCCTCCACTCCATTCTCAGTCACTGGGATATAGCGTTCGAACGTAATCCCGTACTTGATGTACAAATAACTTCAGCGCAGCAGCGTGAGATGCCTGATAACGCTAAGGGGTTCAAGCATCTCCTGTTTGGAATCCTGCAAACCCCAGTGTGGCGCGGCTTCAGGCAAGTCGTACGCCATCAATCCGTAGATCGCTGGAATCTATTGGTGTTGGGTTGTATTGCTGCGATATCCATGTGGCTCATCTTCAAGAGACGCACAAATGCCGCTTCCCGAAGCGCCGATGAAAACGAAAGATCTTTGTTGGCCTCTGTCTCTGGACATCACTCAGCACATGCTGTGAATAAGATCGATGGACTTTTCTCGGAGCTTCAAATCGATACGATGAGACTCGCCAGCGATCTTCGGAAGTTTTTCAATGAACTCGCCCCAAAACCAGACACAGACTGGAACTCCGGCGATAAAACAGATCCTGATTGGCTGGCAGGTAAGATTGCGGCGCGAAGGGATCTGGTTTCACCGTGGTCTGCCAAACTGCAACAAGATTATTCAAAAGAATTTGCGCCAAGAGTAATTGATCTAATGCATCGCCTCGTTGAAGCGGATCTGGACGTCTCGGCGATTCAACCCTACGCCGCATACGTAGAAAGTGAACAGAAGATGTTGATTGTTGCCCGCGCTCTTGATGACCTAGCGGTTGAATTGAACTATCACGGAATCAACCTTCCAGACGATGACTCAGATAGCATTTCCAAATACGGAAACATGAACCTCTCTCAATAG
- a CDS encoding ArsR/SmtB family transcription factor produces MSPRRRSSIAARRQAHASVFAALGDETRLALLAKLSDGRRSSISQLTEGSRITRQAITKHLRVLENAGIVNAVRTGRENLFELDPEPIAEVRQYLDHVSQEWDHALLRLKSLVEPD; encoded by the coding sequence ATGTCGCCAAGGCGTCGTAGCAGCATCGCGGCCCGGCGGCAGGCGCACGCCTCGGTCTTTGCCGCGCTGGGAGATGAGACGCGGCTGGCTCTGCTGGCAAAGCTCAGCGACGGCCGCCGATCGTCGATTTCGCAGCTCACCGAAGGCTCCCGAATCACGCGGCAGGCGATCACCAAGCATCTGCGGGTTCTGGAGAACGCAGGCATCGTAAATGCCGTCCGCACTGGCCGCGAAAACCTATTCGAACTCGATCCCGAGCCAATCGCAGAAGTCCGGCAATACCTCGACCACGTGTCCCAGGAGTGGGATCACGCACTCTTGAGACTGAAATCGCTCGTCGAGCCGGATTGA
- a CDS encoding alkaline phosphatase family protein, which yields MLIRFRNVVAVSISSLALALATVAQQLAVSMPPETHAPVVVHTDHGPNSAQAIKQHYVVLVSLDAFRWDYAKKYGAPHLLAIGKQGVWAPQGMIPSYPSLTFPNHYAIVTGLYPEHNGLVANSFYDESRATDGKLARYAINDPKAVTDGTWYSGVPLWSLAEQQGMRSACLFWPGSEAKIAGELPTDYLHFDDKVDESARIDQVLAWLKQPEETRPHFITLYYSDVDHAGHQYGPDSPETKAAVAKVDSLIGKLHAALDATGLPIDLAVVSDHGMAKTEGPWITLDQFADLTGFETVGPLLYGKTEADRVRVYNQLKKASDKFQVYRLKDVPAGLHYRNNPREGDPVIVPTGPYAIRAHAPDAGKPDSPPIAGQHGYDPHTMPEMKASFFAVGPDIVHGKTVAPFENVNLYPWIAHILGLNPPKSDGDLNILAGTLRDNGNNPVQ from the coding sequence TTGCTGATTCGTTTTAGAAATGTCGTTGCGGTTTCGATCTCCTCGCTTGCTCTGGCGCTCGCGACAGTTGCCCAGCAGCTGGCCGTTTCCATGCCACCGGAGACGCACGCGCCGGTCGTCGTTCATACCGATCACGGCCCAAACTCCGCGCAGGCGATCAAACAGCATTACGTTGTCCTGGTCTCGCTCGACGCCTTCCGCTGGGATTACGCAAAGAAATACGGCGCACCTCATCTGCTGGCGATCGGCAAACAGGGCGTCTGGGCGCCACAGGGCATGATTCCCAGCTATCCGTCGCTGACTTTTCCCAACCACTACGCCATCGTTACCGGCCTCTACCCGGAACACAACGGCCTCGTAGCCAACAGCTTCTACGACGAATCCAGAGCCACGGACGGCAAGCTGGCCCGCTACGCCATCAACGACCCGAAGGCCGTCACGGACGGCACCTGGTACAGCGGCGTGCCGCTCTGGTCGCTCGCCGAGCAGCAGGGCATGCGTTCCGCCTGCCTCTTCTGGCCCGGCTCCGAAGCCAAAATCGCCGGCGAACTCCCCACCGATTACCTCCACTTCGACGACAAAGTTGACGAGTCCGCCCGTATCGATCAGGTACTCGCGTGGCTCAAACAGCCCGAGGAAACGCGGCCGCATTTCATCACGCTTTACTATTCGGATGTAGACCACGCCGGCCATCAATACGGCCCCGACTCTCCCGAAACCAAAGCGGCGGTCGCCAAAGTCGACAGCCTCATCGGCAAATTGCACGCCGCGCTGGACGCAACCGGGCTGCCCATTGACCTGGCCGTCGTCAGCGATCACGGAATGGCCAAAACCGAGGGGCCGTGGATCACGCTCGACCAGTTCGCCGACCTCACAGGCTTTGAAACCGTCGGCCCGCTGCTCTACGGCAAGACCGAAGCCGATCGCGTCCGAGTCTACAACCAGCTCAAGAAGGCATCGGATAAGTTCCAGGTCTACCGCCTGAAGGACGTGCCCGCAGGTCTGCATTACCGCAATAATCCTCGCGAAGGCGACCCGGTCATCGTTCCTACCGGCCCGTACGCCATCCGCGCCCACGCGCCAGATGCGGGTAAACCGGACTCGCCGCCCATCGCAGGCCAGCACGGCTACGATCCCCACACCATGCCTGAGATGAAGGCTAGCTTCTTCGCTGTTGGTCCCGATATCGTCCACGGCAAGACCGTCGCACCCTTCGAAAACGTGAATCTTTATCCCTGGATCGCGCACATTCTCGGCCTCAACCCGCCCAAGTCCGACGGCGACCTCAACATTCTCGCAGGAACGCTGCGCGATAACGGCAATAACCCGGTCCAATAA
- a CDS encoding SRPBCC family protein — MSDRIEKRIELKAPIARVWRALTDYREFGEWFRVRLEGPFIPGQVAVGKITWPGYEHITWKATVQTMEPERLFSFTWHPYAVDPNIDYSTETPTLVEFRLEETATGTLLLLTESGFDKIPENRRFEAFQRNEGGWKQQMKNIEDHVAKAS; from the coding sequence ATGAGCGATCGCATCGAGAAGCGAATTGAACTCAAAGCCCCGATTGCGCGTGTCTGGCGGGCGCTGACCGACTACCGTGAATTTGGCGAGTGGTTTCGTGTCCGGCTGGAAGGGCCATTCATCCCCGGCCAGGTCGCGGTCGGCAAGATCACCTGGCCCGGCTATGAACACATCACCTGGAAAGCGACCGTGCAAACCATGGAGCCGGAACGTCTCTTTTCCTTCACCTGGCATCCCTACGCCGTCGATCCGAATATCGACTACTCAACCGAGACACCCACGCTGGTTGAGTTCCGATTGGAAGAGACAGCCACCGGCACGCTGCTGCTTCTGACAGAATCAGGCTTCGACAAGATCCCGGAAAATCGGCGCTTCGAAGCCTTCCAAAGAAATGAAGGCGGCTGGAAGCAGCAGATGAAGAACATCGAGGACCATGTCGCCAAGGCGTCGTAG
- a CDS encoding metallophosphoesterase family protein, whose translation MRIAIVSDIHGNSTALEAVLADLKLTAPDVVFHGGDLADAGSSPAEVVDRVRELGWPGVVGNTDEMLFRPEALREFARNSPGLQGMWAVIEEMEAATRELLGEDRVAWLASLPRSQFYGPMALVHASPESLWRAPSPEASDAELESVYGALGKPVAVYGHIHQPYIRGVSGRIIANTGSVSLSYDGDCRAAYLLLDENDSVVNPTIRRVEYDLETELRRLAACGLPHVDWIARTLKSARPQMP comes from the coding sequence ATGCGCATTGCAATCGTCTCTGACATTCACGGCAACTCGACTGCTCTTGAGGCGGTGCTGGCGGATCTGAAGCTGACCGCGCCGGACGTGGTCTTTCACGGCGGCGATCTGGCCGATGCGGGATCAAGCCCTGCGGAGGTGGTGGATCGCGTTCGCGAGCTTGGCTGGCCGGGGGTTGTTGGCAATACCGACGAAATGCTCTTCCGGCCGGAGGCGCTGCGCGAGTTTGCGCGGAACTCTCCGGGGCTGCAAGGGATGTGGGCTGTGATTGAGGAGATGGAGGCGGCAACCCGGGAACTGCTGGGAGAAGACAGAGTCGCCTGGCTCGCCAGCCTGCCGCGCAGCCAGTTCTATGGTCCGATGGCGCTGGTCCACGCCAGTCCGGAGAGTCTTTGGCGCGCGCCTTCGCCGGAAGCCAGCGACGCGGAGCTGGAGTCAGTTTACGGGGCGCTGGGCAAACCGGTCGCCGTCTACGGGCATATTCATCAGCCATATATTCGCGGGGTTTCCGGAAGGATAATTGCGAATACGGGCAGCGTGAGTCTGTCATACGACGGGGATTGCCGCGCTGCGTATCTTTTGCTGGATGAAAATGATTCAGTCGTCAATCCGACTATCCGGCGTGTGGAGTACGACCTTGAGACAGAGCTTCGGAGACTGGCCGCGTGCGGGCTGCCGCATGTCGATTGGATTGCGAGGACGCTGAAGAGCGCTCGTCCGCAGATGCCATGA
- a CDS encoding N-acetylglucosamine kinase produces MSLVASHDSVGVNSAALVLAIDGGGTNTRAVIARGDAVLGRARGGSIKRLRVGAEAAEANLRALLRDVFDAAGVSRVDAASAGVASAIMPGVCEWITQVFRDFGIQNSEVVGDEIIALDAAFRGGPGILQIAGTGSNCIGRTASGERESAGGYSSVLGDEGSGYWIGLHGIRQALHAYDRGEPTTILDRVGAAWGTHTLEELVNLGNAIPGPDFSALAPLISTAAEEGDEVATRVLLQAAADLAQFILLVRHKLRQRHGLSEEIPVAFTGSVLEKMEIVRARLTHLLKQAAPDMPFSQQGVVAVEGAIWRAQRLTAGVARTP; encoded by the coding sequence TTGAGCCTCGTCGCTTCCCATGATTCCGTAGGTGTGAATTCTGCAGCGCTCGTGCTGGCAATCGACGGCGGCGGCACCAACACCCGCGCCGTCATCGCACGCGGCGACGCCGTGCTGGGCCGGGCCAGAGGAGGCTCCATCAAGCGCCTGCGCGTCGGAGCGGAAGCCGCCGAAGCCAATCTCCGCGCCCTGCTGCGTGATGTCTTTGATGCCGCCGGAGTTAGCCGTGTCGACGCAGCTTCCGCCGGGGTAGCCAGCGCCATCATGCCCGGCGTCTGCGAATGGATCACGCAGGTCTTCCGCGACTTCGGCATCCAGAATTCCGAGGTCGTGGGCGACGAGATCATCGCGCTCGACGCAGCCTTTCGCGGAGGCCCCGGCATCCTGCAAATCGCCGGAACCGGCTCCAACTGCATCGGCCGCACCGCTTCCGGCGAGCGTGAAAGTGCAGGCGGCTACAGCTCCGTCCTCGGTGACGAAGGCTCCGGCTACTGGATCGGCCTGCATGGCATCCGCCAGGCTCTGCACGCCTACGACCGCGGCGAGCCCACCACAATTCTCGATCGCGTTGGCGCCGCGTGGGGCACACACACTCTCGAAGAGCTCGTCAACCTCGGCAACGCCATCCCCGGCCCGGATTTCTCAGCCCTCGCTCCTCTCATCTCCACCGCAGCCGAAGAGGGCGACGAGGTCGCTACCCGCGTGCTGCTTCAGGCCGCCGCAGACCTCGCCCAGTTCATCCTGCTCGTCCGGCACAAACTCCGCCAGCGCCACGGTCTCAGCGAGGAGATCCCCGTAGCCTTCACCGGCAGCGTTCTCGAGAAAATGGAGATAGTGCGTGCCCGCCTCACCCACCTCCTCAAGCAAGCGGCCCCCGACATGCCCTTTTCGCAACAAGGCGTAGTCGCGGTCGAAGGCGCAATCTGGCGCGCGCAACGTCTCACTGCGGGCGTGGCACGAACGCCATAA
- the nagA gene encoding N-acetylglucosamine-6-phosphate deacetylase, whose protein sequence is MRTVITAARLWDGSALILNPILEIADGRIESIRSQSEGEIPAGASHKDFPGTTLAPAFLDVHIHGAAGHDVMEATPEALAKVSGFLASRGTGNFLATTVTAPIDTTLRSLEGLSKRIDDAKGADWAGARPLGIHLEGPFLSHAKRGVHPPAHLLAPDIAIFDRFYEAAEGKIRLMTLAPELPGAAELAAHATARGVRISMGHSNATAAETRTTIAAGACSATHTFNAMRQLDHREPGILGAVLTTDSLYAELICDGIHVDPSLVPLWWRAKGGSRAILVTDAMSATGMPEGEYMLGGFAVQVADGRATSKDSPGVLAGSVLTLDRALKNFVAFTDASVEEVLPLLTRNPAAMTGFGEAAGTLRVGGAADLVALGADGALVASIIGGRIQSAFSAGN, encoded by the coding sequence ATGCGAACTGTAATCACCGCTGCCCGCCTCTGGGATGGCTCCGCCCTGATTCTCAACCCCATTCTGGAGATCGCCGACGGTCGAATCGAGTCCATCCGGTCTCAATCCGAAGGCGAAATTCCCGCCGGAGCATCCCATAAGGATTTCCCCGGCACAACGCTGGCTCCGGCATTTCTCGATGTGCATATCCACGGCGCAGCCGGCCACGACGTGATGGAAGCTACGCCCGAAGCGCTGGCGAAGGTCAGCGGATTCCTGGCCTCGCGCGGTACGGGCAATTTCCTCGCCACCACCGTGACCGCTCCGATTGACACGACACTGCGTTCGCTCGAAGGGCTGTCCAAACGGATCGACGATGCCAAAGGCGCGGATTGGGCTGGCGCACGGCCCTTGGGTATCCATCTCGAAGGACCATTCCTGTCCCATGCCAAGCGTGGCGTGCATCCGCCGGCGCATTTGCTTGCGCCGGATATTGCGATCTTCGACCGATTCTACGAGGCTGCGGAAGGCAAGATCCGGCTGATGACGCTGGCTCCCGAACTGCCCGGAGCAGCCGAATTGGCGGCTCATGCGACGGCACGCGGCGTGCGCATCTCCATGGGTCACTCGAATGCGACCGCTGCGGAGACGAGGACAACGATTGCCGCCGGAGCCTGCTCGGCCACGCATACTTTCAACGCGATGCGGCAGCTCGATCATCGCGAGCCAGGCATTCTCGGCGCTGTGCTGACGACCGATTCGCTCTATGCCGAACTGATCTGCGACGGCATCCATGTCGATCCGTCGCTGGTGCCGCTTTGGTGGCGGGCGAAGGGCGGAAGCCGCGCGATTCTGGTAACCGACGCAATGTCTGCCACGGGCATGCCGGAAGGCGAGTACATGCTTGGTGGATTCGCCGTCCAGGTGGCTGACGGTCGCGCAACCTCAAAGGATTCTCCTGGCGTGCTGGCTGGAAGCGTGCTGACGCTGGACCGGGCGCTGAAAAACTTTGTCGCCTTCACCGACGCTTCTGTCGAAGAGGTGCTGCCGCTGCTCACGCGCAATCCGGCGGCGATGACAGGATTTGGCGAGGCTGCCGGGACGCTGCGCGTTGGTGGTGCGGCGGATTTGGTGGCGCTTGGTGCGGATGGCGCGCTGGTTGCTTCCATAATTGGAGGCCGGATTCAGAGTGCGTTTTCGGCTGGGAATTGA
- a CDS encoding IS1595 family transposase, translating into MPQTLTEAVRYYQDEQTCIDTVAALRWPDGKPVCPKCGVAEGERKHYWLDTQKRWKCYFCRKQFSVKVDSVFEDSPLGLDIWLVALWMLCNCKNGVSSYEIARETGIAQKSAWHLLHRLRYGLQSEDGGKLGSGGKIVEVDESFIGGKARNMHPTKRKKAMEYRHKGKTVVMGFLERGGKVRTEVIEDRDKKTLHGKIKQHIEPGARIMTDELVAYFGLDEDYAHKVINHAEEYVRGHIHTNSMENYWSLVKRQLNGTYISVEPFHLFRYLDEQTFRYNHRSTKEHPVSNADRFALALSQIAGKRLQFKELTGKVDGSF; encoded by the coding sequence ATGCCCCAAACATTGACGGAAGCGGTTCGCTACTACCAAGACGAGCAAACCTGCATTGACACCGTGGCCGCTTTGCGCTGGCCAGACGGGAAACCTGTGTGCCCGAAGTGTGGCGTTGCCGAAGGGGAGCGAAAGCACTATTGGCTGGATACTCAGAAACGCTGGAAATGCTATTTCTGCCGCAAACAGTTCTCCGTCAAGGTGGACAGTGTTTTTGAGGATTCCCCTCTTGGACTCGACATTTGGCTAGTTGCGCTATGGATGCTATGCAACTGTAAGAACGGAGTAAGCAGCTACGAGATTGCGAGAGAGACAGGCATAGCGCAGAAATCCGCTTGGCATCTCCTGCACCGGCTTCGCTATGGACTCCAGTCCGAAGACGGCGGCAAGCTCGGATCGGGCGGAAAGATTGTCGAAGTAGACGAGTCTTTCATAGGCGGTAAAGCCCGCAACATGCACCCTACCAAGCGCAAAAAGGCGATGGAGTACCGTCACAAGGGTAAGACGGTCGTGATGGGGTTCCTAGAGCGCGGCGGCAAGGTTCGTACCGAAGTCATCGAAGATCGGGATAAGAAGACGCTGCACGGAAAAATTAAACAACATATAGAACCCGGCGCAAGGATCATGACTGATGAGTTAGTAGCCTATTTCGGCTTGGATGAAGACTACGCGCACAAGGTCATCAACCACGCAGAGGAATACGTTCGGGGCCATATCCACACGAATTCGATGGAGAATTACTGGAGCCTAGTCAAACGCCAGCTAAACGGCACATACATTTCCGTCGAACCGTTTCATTTGTTCCGCTATCTCGACGAACAGACTTTCCGGTACAACCATCGCTCCACAAAAGAACACCCCGTCAGCAATGCCGATAGATTCGCTCTTGCCTTATCGCAGATCGCGGGAAAGCGGCTACAGTTCAAAGAATTGACCGGCAAGGTGGATGGGTCATTCTGA
- a CDS encoding deoxyribonuclease IV gives MHSTDKNIGIRRIGIHLGTGGGASTAVERAREIGANTFQIFSSSPRMWRAPKVAPEQCERMRELRAKYDVGPLVIHTSYLVNVCSQNEEVRQKSIAAFRGEIERALQLGAEYLVLHPGSWKGMTREEGLVLAAESITRAIDGLAWQGTGFHILIENTAGAEFSLGGSFEQVAELVERLRATAPVGVCLDTCHTHVAGYDIVSPEGYEATVAQIEATMGLASVRVWHCNDAKAARGSKLDRHENIGQGTIGVEPFRRLLNDERFGHCAFIAETPVDEPGDDERNVRVLKSLVE, from the coding sequence ATGCATTCTACGGACAAAAACATCGGTATTCGACGAATTGGGATTCACCTTGGAACGGGCGGCGGAGCCTCAACAGCGGTGGAACGCGCCCGCGAGATTGGGGCCAACACATTCCAGATTTTTTCTTCCAGCCCGCGCATGTGGAGGGCTCCCAAGGTTGCACCGGAGCAGTGCGAGCGCATGCGGGAACTGCGCGCCAAATACGACGTTGGACCGCTGGTGATTCATACCAGCTATCTGGTCAACGTGTGCAGCCAGAATGAAGAGGTGCGACAGAAGAGCATCGCGGCATTTCGCGGGGAGATTGAACGCGCGCTGCAACTTGGCGCCGAGTACCTGGTGCTGCATCCCGGCTCGTGGAAGGGAATGACGCGCGAAGAGGGGCTGGTGCTTGCCGCAGAGTCGATCACCAGGGCTATTGACGGGCTGGCGTGGCAGGGAACGGGCTTCCACATACTGATTGAGAACACAGCAGGAGCGGAGTTCTCGCTTGGCGGCAGTTTTGAGCAGGTGGCAGAACTGGTGGAACGGCTGCGGGCGACGGCGCCGGTTGGCGTTTGCCTCGACACCTGCCATACGCACGTGGCTGGTTATGACATTGTTTCGCCGGAAGGATACGAGGCGACGGTCGCCCAGATCGAAGCGACGATGGGACTTGCATCGGTGCGCGTCTGGCATTGCAATGACGCCAAGGCTGCGCGCGGGTCAAAGCTGGATAGGCACGAGAATATTGGACAGGGAACGATTGGGGTCGAGCCGTTTCGCAGGCTGCTGAACGACGAACGCTTTGGTCACTGCGCTTTTATTGCCGAGACTCCGGTGGATGAGCCGGGCGATGATGAGCGTAATGTTCGTGTACTCAAAAGCCTAGTGGAATAA
- a CDS encoding long-chain fatty aldehyde decarbonylase yields the protein MEPVIGLDCPPAMERASLSPTALIWQDILAQAMTGELIAAMNYTSLSEICDDPEEIAEALEHAQGERGHAAAFAAAGRGIGVDVPNNVDAKHWKRLREAFLRCIADRDFIGCLIVQEIMLESFAVASYARVGRVAMGSLGKTFAAIAAEEEEHIDHALEILRLERALDRKGFDDKVHQLHLEVMTTLAEMMARDCRTGHCEVCHGSCVKPSLFEVSLSAVELRGASLQQYLKTLDMLGLPGEVTLRWVAQLPV from the coding sequence ATGGAACCTGTCATCGGTTTGGACTGCCCGCCTGCGATGGAACGCGCTTCCCTTTCGCCAACTGCCCTTATCTGGCAAGACATTCTCGCCCAGGCTATGACCGGCGAACTGATTGCCGCGATGAATTACACCTCGTTGTCGGAGATATGTGACGATCCTGAAGAGATAGCCGAGGCGCTGGAACACGCGCAAGGGGAGCGTGGTCATGCTGCCGCCTTTGCCGCCGCGGGCCGCGGGATCGGAGTCGACGTACCGAACAATGTCGACGCGAAGCACTGGAAGCGGCTGCGCGAAGCTTTTCTGCGCTGCATTGCAGATCGCGATTTTATCGGCTGCCTGATCGTGCAGGAGATCATGCTGGAGTCCTTTGCTGTGGCAAGCTATGCGCGCGTGGGCCGAGTAGCGATGGGAAGTCTGGGCAAGACCTTTGCCGCGATTGCGGCCGAGGAAGAAGAGCACATCGACCATGCCCTGGAGATTCTCAGGCTGGAGCGGGCGCTGGACAGGAAGGGATTCGACGACAAGGTGCACCAGCTGCATCTGGAAGTGATGACTACACTTGCGGAGATGATGGCGAGGGATTGCAGGACCGGGCACTGCGAAGTGTGTCATGGAAGCTGCGTGAAGCCATCGCTCTTTGAGGTGAGTCTAAGCGCGGTTGAGCTGCGCGGAGCGTCGCTGCAGCAGTATCTGAAGACGCTCGACATGCTGGGGCTGCCCGGGGAGGTGACGCTTCGATGGGTTGCTCAGTTGCCGGTGTAG
- a CDS encoding helix-turn-helix domain-containing protein, giving the protein MADRKRSLSIQEQIGKAVRKARGLNRKQSDVARKAGITRSYLSDIENGKVDVSVFVLYLIAKAIGTTLSELLRDVG; this is encoded by the coding sequence ATGGCAGACCGAAAGCGCAGTCTTTCGATCCAAGAGCAGATCGGCAAAGCTGTTCGCAAAGCGCGGGGGTTGAATAGAAAGCAATCAGACGTCGCCCGCAAGGCTGGCATCACACGCTCTTATTTAAGCGATATTGAGAATGGGAAAGTTGATGTATCTGTATTTGTTCTCTATCTGATAGCTAAAGCTATTGGGACCACGCTCTCGGAGCTTTTGAGGGACGTGGGTTAG
- a CDS encoding helix-turn-helix transcriptional regulator encodes MAISFPVRLGRRLSDLREKRGLSQTQLADMAEIGRAHLSQIENGAVAARIDTLYAIAQALEMKLEEMFRGF; translated from the coding sequence ATGGCAATCTCTTTCCCCGTCCGGCTTGGTCGTCGCCTCAGTGACCTGCGGGAAAAGCGCGGCCTGTCTCAGACACAGCTTGCCGACATGGCGGAGATTGGACGAGCACACTTGAGTCAGATTGAAAATGGAGCGGTAGCCGCTCGGATCGATACGTTGTATGCGATTGCCCAAGCTCTAGAAATGAAGTTGGAAGAGATGTTTCGGGGTTTCTAA